From the genome of Triticum aestivum cultivar Chinese Spring chromosome 3B, IWGSC CS RefSeq v2.1, whole genome shotgun sequence, one region includes:
- the LOC123066652 gene encoding germin-like protein 1-3: MAPKQLPTVLLVVCATLLALAPPLLAGDPDMLQDFCVADYKSLDGPLRLNGFPCKRPENVTADDFFSAALAFPGNTGNPVGSAVTAANVEKLPGLNTLGVSMSRVDYAPWGVNPPHTHPRATEIIYVLEGSLDVGFVTTAGKLFARTVCKGELFVFPRGLVHYQKNNGGAPAAAISAFNSQLPGTQSLALAMFAASPPVPTDVLARALQIDGGLVEAIKAKFPPK, from the exons ATGGCGCCGAAGCAGCTTCCtaccgtcctcctcgtcgtctgcgCCACCCTCCTGGCCCTCGCCCCACCGTTGCTCGCCGGCGACCCCGACATGCTTCAGGACTTCTGCGTCGCCGATTACAAATCCCTCGACGGCC CACTGCGGCTGAACGGGTTCCCGTGCAAGAGGCCGGAGAACGTGACGGCGGACGACTTCTTCTCAGCCGCGCTGGCATTCCCGGGTAACACGGGCAACCCAGTCGGCTCCGCGGTGACGGCGGCGAACGTGGAGAAGCTCCCGGGGCTCAACACGCTGGGCGTCTCCATGTCACGCGTGGACTACGCGCCGTGGGGCGTGAACCCGCCGCACACCCACCCACGCGCCACCGAGATCATCTACGTGCTGGAGGGCTCCCTCGACGTCGGCTTCGTCACCACCGCCGGCAAGCTCTTCGCCCGCACCGTCTGCAAGGGCGAGCTCTTCGTCTTCCCCCGTGGCCTCGTCCACTACCAGAAGAACAACGGAGGCGCCCCGGCCGCCGCCATCTCGGCCTTCAACAGCCAGCTTCCGGGCACGCAGTCCCTCGCCCTAGCGATGTTCGCAGCCTCGCCACCGGTGCCCACGGACGTGCTGGCCAGGGCGCTCCAGATCGACGGCGGCCTGGTGGAGGCCATCAAGGCCAAGTTCCCGCCAAAGTAA
- the LOC123066651 gene encoding germin-like protein 1-3 codes for MESNKLPPVLLAAYTALLALAAPLIAGDPDMLQDLCVADYKSLDGPLRLNGYPCKRPETTMPNDFFSDVLAVPGNTGGNPSGSAVTAANVDKVPGLNTLGVSMSRVDYAPWGVNPPHTHPRASELLFVLEGSLDVGFFTSSGKFVGRTVCKGEMFVFPRGLIHFQRNNNGAPAAAISAFNSQLPGTQKLAEALYTASPPVPTDVLARALNVHDCMVELCVI; via the exons ATGGAGAGCAACAAGCTCCCGCCTGTCCTCCTCGCAGCCTACACCGCGCTCCTGGCCCTTGCCGCACCCTTGATCGCAGGCGACCCCGACATGCTCCAGGACCTGTGCGTCGCCGACTACAAATCACTCGACGGCC CACTGCGGCTGAACGGGTACCCGTGCAAGAGGCCGGAGACCACGATGCCCAACGACTTCTTCTCCGACGTGCTGGCCGTCCCTGGCAACACGGGCGGCAACCCGTCGGGCTCCGCGGTGACGGCCGCGAACGTAGACAAGGTCCCGGGGCTCAACACGCTGGGCGTGTCCATGTCTCGCGTCGACTACGCACCCTGGGGCGTGAACCCGCCGCACACCCACCCACGGGCCAGCGAGCTCCTCTTCGTCCTCGAGGGCTCCCTCGACGTCGGCTTCTTCACCAGCTCCGGCAAGTTTGTCGGTCGCACCGTCTGCAAAGGGGAAATGTTTGTCTTCCCACGCGGCCTCATCCACTTTCAGAGGAACAACAATGGCGCTCCCGCAGCCGCCATATCGGCCTTCAACAGCCAGCTTCCGGGCACGCAGAAGCTGGCTGAGGCATTGTACACTGCCTCGCCGCCGGTTCCAACCGACGTGCTGGCCAGGGCGCTCAATGTCCACGACTGCATGGTCGAGCTGTGCGTAATTTAA